One Candidatus Binatia bacterium DNA window includes the following coding sequences:
- a CDS encoding DUF3604 domain-containing protein, which translates to MRRALRILGWTALGFLAVAVLLVLVSWPISEGVFGELYDRGVVTTQPQPSSAVEAKAARQAGLAPEGEAQVLFGDLHVHTTFSADAFVFSLPMFQGEGVHPPADACDFARFCAELDFFSLNDHAEFITPRQWTETKASVRECNAVAGDAGDPDLVAFLGWEWTQSANPLKADGPHYGHKNVILLGTEDDEVPVRPIGAGSGGLFSADVPGAAWAALRVGITVLDMPAIGPYLDLNRWVREVRGTEDCPAGVPVRELSEDCFEGASSPDLLFAKLDDWGYESLVIPHGTAWGIHAPRGSSLALQLEPGMQDEARQRLFEVYSGHGSSEVYRELLEFSVDENGERACEPPSGGFLPCCWRAGEIILKRCGKEGLPEAECTARAELAREYMAEASGPGRYNVVPGTNAADWLECGQLPEGFLPAYEYRPQMSAQYGLAARGFRPDGGVSAFRYGLIGSSDNHKARAGSSYKEIGRKAFGDAYGLNDAWTDLLSGPQEPSSQPVSPGPGLGGAADRNASFYYTAGLVAVHAEGRGREEIWNALDARHAYGTSGDRILLWFDLLNGPMEASVPMGSEVTMGETPRFRVRALGAFEQLPGCPDYTKERLSPERLKRLCLNECYHPSDVRKRINRIDVVRIRPQTYEGEPVGPLIEDPWRSFECAGGHDGCTVEFDDPEFVPGQREYVYYVRALQEPSPAVNGDPMRCERDEEGACVRSNPCPASGPDFDPEDECLSMVQERAWSSPIFVLPATGAR; encoded by the coding sequence GTGAGGCGCGCCCTTCGAATCCTCGGCTGGACCGCGTTGGGTTTTCTTGCGGTCGCTGTGCTGCTCGTGCTCGTTTCGTGGCCGATCTCAGAAGGGGTGTTCGGCGAACTGTATGACCGCGGTGTCGTCACCACGCAGCCGCAGCCATCGTCGGCCGTCGAGGCGAAGGCCGCTCGGCAGGCTGGTCTCGCTCCGGAGGGAGAGGCGCAGGTCCTCTTCGGGGATCTGCACGTGCATACGACCTTCTCCGCGGATGCCTTCGTGTTTTCGCTGCCCATGTTTCAGGGGGAGGGCGTGCATCCCCCCGCGGACGCCTGCGACTTCGCGCGGTTCTGCGCGGAACTCGACTTCTTCAGCTTGAACGACCACGCCGAGTTCATCACTCCTCGGCAATGGACGGAGACGAAGGCGTCGGTTCGCGAGTGCAACGCGGTGGCCGGCGACGCCGGGGATCCTGACCTCGTCGCTTTTCTGGGCTGGGAGTGGACGCAGTCTGCGAACCCCTTGAAGGCGGATGGCCCGCACTACGGGCACAAGAACGTGATCCTTCTCGGCACCGAGGACGACGAGGTGCCCGTCCGTCCGATCGGCGCCGGAAGCGGTGGCCTGTTCTCGGCTGACGTGCCGGGTGCCGCGTGGGCCGCGTTGCGTGTCGGCATCACCGTACTCGACATGCCGGCGATCGGCCCCTACCTCGACCTCAATCGCTGGGTGCGCGAAGTCCGCGGCACCGAGGATTGCCCGGCGGGTGTTCCGGTCCGAGAGCTCTCGGAAGATTGCTTCGAGGGCGCCTCGAGCCCTGATCTCCTCTTCGCGAAGCTGGATGATTGGGGGTACGAGAGCCTCGTCATTCCCCACGGCACGGCCTGGGGCATTCATGCGCCTAGGGGCTCGTCGTTGGCGCTTCAGCTCGAGCCGGGCATGCAGGATGAGGCGCGGCAGCGGCTGTTCGAAGTCTACTCCGGCCACGGGTCGTCGGAAGTCTATCGCGAACTTCTCGAGTTCTCCGTCGACGAGAATGGAGAGCGAGCGTGCGAACCGCCGAGCGGTGGCTTCCTGCCGTGTTGCTGGCGCGCGGGGGAGATCATCCTGAAACGCTGCGGGAAGGAAGGCCTACCCGAAGCCGAGTGCACCGCCCGCGCGGAACTCGCGCGTGAGTACATGGCGGAGGCGAGCGGGCCGGGGCGCTACAACGTCGTGCCAGGCACGAACGCCGCGGATTGGCTCGAATGCGGGCAACTCCCCGAAGGCTTCCTTCCGGCGTACGAGTACCGTCCGCAGATGAGCGCACAGTACGGCCTGGCGGCGCGGGGCTTCCGACCGGACGGAGGGGTCTCTGCATTCCGCTACGGGCTGATCGGCTCCAGTGACAACCACAAGGCGCGAGCGGGCTCCAGCTACAAGGAGATTGGTCGCAAGGCATTCGGCGATGCCTACGGTCTGAACGACGCGTGGACGGATCTCCTGAGCGGCCCCCAGGAGCCGTCCTCGCAGCCGGTCTCTCCCGGGCCGGGGCTCGGTGGTGCCGCCGATCGCAACGCCTCGTTCTATTACACGGCCGGTCTGGTTGCGGTACACGCGGAGGGCCGAGGGCGCGAGGAGATCTGGAACGCGTTGGACGCGCGGCACGCGTACGGAACCTCGGGAGATCGGATCCTCTTGTGGTTCGACCTGCTGAACGGTCCGATGGAAGCGTCGGTGCCGATGGGTTCGGAAGTCACGATGGGCGAGACGCCGCGCTTCCGGGTGCGGGCGCTCGGTGCCTTCGAGCAGCTGCCGGGCTGTCCCGACTACACCAAGGAACGTCTCTCACCCGAGCGGCTGAAACGGCTGTGCTTGAACGAGTGCTACCACCCGAGCGACGTCCGAAAGCGCATCAACCGAATCGACGTCGTGCGGATCCGCCCGCAGACGTACGAGGGTGAGCCGGTGGGTCCGCTGATTGAAGATCCGTGGCGCAGCTTCGAGTGCGCGGGCGGTCATGACGGCTGCACGGTGGAGTTCGACGATCCCGAGTTCGTGCCCGGGCAGCGAGAGTACGTGTATTACGTGCGGGCGCTGCAGGAGCCGTCGCCCGCGGTGAACGGCGACCCGATGCGGTGCGAGCGCGATGAGGAGGGTGCCTGTGTTCGGTCGAACCCGTGCCCGGCGTCCGGCCCCGACTTCGATCCCGAAGACGAGTGCCTCTCGATGGTGCAGGAGCGCGCCTGGTCCTCGCCGATCTTCGTTCTCCCGGCGACGGGAGCACGGTGA
- the aroQ gene encoding type II 3-dehydroquinate dehydratase, protein MKRNTKKTSGKKKVVALRAPKVLVLHGPNLNLLGEREPAIYGSTTLAEIDRSLDQLGADLGVIVETFQSNHEGALIDQIQRARGSVRAIVINAGGLTHTSVSLRDALASADVPVIEVHLSNLHQREEFRHRSLIAGVAVGQICGLGAESYLLGLRAAATASRARARR, encoded by the coding sequence ATGAAGCGAAACACGAAAAAGACGTCGGGCAAGAAGAAGGTCGTCGCGCTGCGGGCCCCGAAGGTGCTGGTTCTTCACGGACCGAATCTGAACCTGCTCGGAGAGCGGGAGCCGGCGATCTACGGAAGCACGACCCTAGCCGAGATCGATCGATCCCTGGACCAGCTCGGCGCGGACCTGGGCGTCATCGTCGAGACGTTCCAGTCCAACCACGAGGGGGCGCTGATCGATCAGATCCAGAGAGCACGGGGCTCGGTTCGCGCGATCGTGATCAACGCCGGCGGTCTCACGCACACCAGCGTCTCGTTGCGCGATGCCTTGGCGTCGGCCGATGTGCCCGTCATTGAAGTGCACCTCTCGAATCTGCACCAGCGCGAAGAGTTCCGACACCGCTCCCTCATCGCAGGCGTCGCCGTCGGCCAGATCTGTGGACTCGGTGCGGAGAGCTACCTTCTCGGTTTGCGGGCGGCTGCGACCGCGTCCCGCGCCCGCGCCAGGCGCTGA
- a CDS encoding tetratricopeptide repeat protein — protein sequence MKRCVILSLLLAVSLGACTPLGSGSRSSGASRPSADLGLSPRDLALGAFLKGEVAMRNGDYETALTAYQRAARLDPEEPRLHARLANLYVRSGDLERAHEEASYAVSKRPDDVPTRMLLAGTLVGLGREKDAAEEYREVIGQSSDTAEAYLLLSALYTKWGEPEKARIVLERLVEADPGSVMGYYYLARLHAGAGRLNEARDAFKEALRYNSRSVLILTDLALVEEMRGSAQEANLLYRRVLALDPGNEVARRRLAGMLAGQKRYDEALEEFRQLERIEADPTDTRLKIGLIYLEKGDFESAATELTLVQRAKPEDHSVAYYLGVVYTETGELDRATETLLSVQTNSPLYAESRLQLAYLAQREDDLDTAVDYANEALSTHPESAGIVEFLIALQRDREDLPQAVELAERLVDKSPNNDRYHFMLGALYQEAGNRPAALEQMREAIELNPKNAAALNYLGYSLAESGQQLEEAQRLVKRALAIDPNDGFYIDSLGWVLFQRGKYRQAVEQLERAVELTGDDPTINEHLADAYRKVGRELEALQLYREALSASDDSDQRRRIEAKVRAVERAGSAGEPSL from the coding sequence ATGAAGCGGTGTGTCATTCTGTCGCTCCTGCTGGCGGTATCGCTCGGAGCCTGCACTCCGCTCGGCTCCGGGAGCCGGAGTTCTGGGGCTTCGCGCCCATCAGCCGACCTGGGCTTGTCGCCGCGCGATCTGGCGCTCGGCGCATTCCTCAAAGGCGAGGTCGCCATGCGCAATGGCGACTACGAGACGGCTCTCACCGCCTACCAACGCGCCGCCCGCCTGGACCCCGAAGAACCGCGACTCCACGCGCGACTCGCGAATCTCTACGTGCGCAGCGGCGACCTCGAGCGGGCGCACGAAGAAGCATCGTACGCCGTCTCGAAGCGTCCCGACGACGTACCGACCCGCATGCTTCTCGCCGGCACGCTCGTCGGCCTAGGCCGCGAGAAGGACGCCGCCGAAGAGTACCGTGAGGTCATCGGCCAGAGCTCCGACACGGCCGAGGCCTACCTCCTGCTCTCCGCCCTCTACACGAAATGGGGCGAGCCCGAGAAAGCCCGGATCGTGCTCGAGCGACTCGTCGAAGCCGACCCCGGCTCCGTCATGGGCTACTACTACCTCGCCCGCCTGCACGCCGGAGCGGGTCGTCTCAACGAAGCGCGCGACGCGTTCAAAGAAGCCCTGCGTTACAACTCCCGGTCCGTCCTGATCCTCACCGACCTCGCACTCGTCGAAGAGATGCGCGGCAGCGCGCAAGAGGCCAACCTCCTGTACCGCCGCGTGCTCGCGCTCGACCCCGGCAATGAAGTCGCGCGACGTCGCCTGGCCGGCATGCTGGCCGGACAGAAGCGCTACGACGAAGCACTCGAAGAGTTCCGCCAGCTCGAACGCATCGAAGCCGACCCGACCGACACCCGGCTGAAGATCGGGCTCATCTACCTTGAAAAGGGCGACTTCGAGAGCGCGGCGACCGAACTCACGCTGGTACAGCGCGCCAAGCCAGAGGATCATTCCGTCGCCTACTACCTCGGCGTCGTCTACACCGAGACCGGCGAGCTCGATCGTGCGACCGAGACCCTGCTCTCGGTTCAGACCAACTCACCGCTGTACGCGGAATCGCGTCTCCAGCTGGCTTATCTGGCCCAGCGTGAAGACGATCTAGATACCGCCGTGGACTACGCCAACGAGGCGCTCAGCACGCATCCCGAGTCGGCCGGCATCGTCGAGTTCCTGATCGCGCTCCAGCGCGATCGTGAGGATCTGCCTCAAGCGGTCGAGCTCGCCGAGCGGCTCGTCGACAAGAGCCCCAACAATGATCGCTACCACTTCATGCTGGGCGCGCTCTACCAGGAAGCGGGCAACCGCCCGGCCGCACTCGAACAAATGCGCGAGGCGATAGAGCTCAACCCGAAAAATGCCGCCGCGTTGAACTACCTCGGATACTCCCTCGCCGAATCGGGACAGCAACTCGAGGAAGCCCAGCGCCTGGTGAAGCGGGCCCTCGCCATCGACCCGAACGACGGGTTCTACATCGACAGCCTCGGCTGGGTCCTGTTCCAACGAGGCAAGTATCGGCAGGCGGTCGAGCAGTTGGAACGTGCAGTGGAACTCACCGGCGACGACCCGACGATCAACGAGCACCTCGCCGACGCCTATCGGAAGGTCGGACGCGAACTCGAGGCCCTGCAGCTCTACCGCGAGGCGCTGAGCGCCTCGGACGACTCCGACCAACGACGCCGTATCGAGGCCAAGGTCCGCGCGGTCGAGCGGGCTGGAAGCGCCGGCGAGCCCTCGCTCTGA
- the larC gene encoding nickel pincer cofactor biosynthesis protein LarC gives MRVAYFDTFSGVSGDMTIGAFLDLGMPLSVLEEGLAPLGLADVTLDVGHRVRSGIQATKFTVHAPGLHEHGHHHDDHSHDHHHTHRSYGDIRELLTKSALTPRVRERAEKVFHVLAVAEARIHAMPLEDVGFHEVGAIDAIVDIVGAAICLEHFGIDRIHSSPLPLGSGMTRSQHGVIPVPAPATVEILRGFPTRLEDGTAELVTPTGAAIIAALARPEPPPVLAPIASGYGAGDREMPDRPNLLRIILADTVPDAAPSAVAPGMDLERDEMMVLEANIDDMNPELFEPAMEALFEGGARDVSLAPITMKRGRPGTLIRVIASPSDGDALGRILLRETSTIGVRTHPVSRLMLPRENRTVSTRFGAINVKVVQVPGGDERITPEYADCHRAGREHGVPVATVYEETLRAAWDKGS, from the coding sequence ATGCGAGTCGCCTACTTCGACACCTTCTCCGGCGTCTCCGGAGACATGACCATCGGGGCCTTCCTCGACCTCGGCATGCCGCTCTCCGTTCTCGAAGAGGGCCTGGCACCACTCGGTCTCGCCGACGTGACGCTCGATGTCGGTCATCGCGTCCGCTCCGGCATTCAGGCGACGAAGTTCACCGTCCACGCCCCCGGGCTCCACGAGCACGGGCATCATCACGACGACCATTCCCACGATCATCACCACACGCACCGCTCCTACGGCGACATACGAGAGCTACTCACGAAGAGCGCGCTCACACCCCGCGTGCGCGAGCGAGCCGAGAAGGTGTTCCACGTTCTCGCCGTCGCGGAGGCACGCATCCATGCCATGCCCCTCGAGGACGTGGGCTTTCACGAGGTCGGGGCGATCGACGCCATCGTCGACATCGTCGGAGCGGCAATCTGTCTCGAGCATTTCGGGATCGATCGAATCCACTCCTCGCCGCTGCCCCTCGGTTCCGGCATGACCCGTTCGCAACACGGCGTGATCCCGGTTCCCGCGCCGGCGACCGTCGAGATCCTTCGTGGCTTCCCCACGCGCCTCGAGGACGGAACCGCCGAGTTGGTCACGCCGACCGGGGCCGCGATCATCGCCGCCCTCGCGCGTCCCGAGCCACCTCCCGTGCTCGCACCTATCGCGAGCGGCTACGGCGCCGGGGATCGCGAGATGCCCGACCGCCCGAACCTCCTGCGGATCATCCTCGCCGACACCGTCCCGGACGCGGCACCGTCCGCCGTAGCGCCGGGCATGGACCTCGAACGGGACGAGATGATGGTGCTCGAGGCGAACATCGACGACATGAACCCCGAGCTCTTCGAGCCCGCGATGGAGGCGCTCTTCGAGGGCGGCGCACGAGACGTATCGCTCGCCCCGATCACGATGAAGCGCGGTCGGCCGGGAACCCTGATCCGCGTGATCGCCTCGCCCAGCGACGGCGACGCCCTCGGCCGGATCCTCCTGCGCGAGACGTCGACCATCGGTGTCCGAACCCACCCCGTGTCTCGACTCATGCTCCCGCGCGAGAACCGGACGGTGTCAACACGGTTCGGGGCAATCAACGTAAAGGTCGTTCAGGTGCCGGGCGGCGACGAGCGGATCACTCCGGAGTACGCCGACTGCCACCGAGCAGGCCGCGAGCACGGGGTCCCCGTCGCAACCGTCTACGAGGAGACCCTCCGAGCCGCCTGGGACAAGGGGTCCTGA
- a CDS encoding AAA family ATPase, with product MSVRIERLSIRDFGPLRDLVLVPGEVTVVHGQNEAGKTSCIDALTHALRERVRPGNRKMLENLRDGPGFQGEIDLLLAPEDGGPVVDLLSDHPSLTRLFIVRDADASLEGGRGWLNAIRGRLIGIDLARVSERVRSAASLGPNGTPREARQDERQRLAERLSRLEGFLADLPAISRLLEESHQLTRGRGAARNRVEKLRAAERFERFRLAQRAVDTVENSRKGLQELERYGEDDLTAWREAVVAVREAAVVAKSGEHEAHRLRDEQTLSAEEVRKREIAADKARTQTADCTRRDLDGLVERARNERSSARLWTLWRTPLAIAGVLLLLFSVGVGVEATARDANADGVPLGLLAGASAVLGLLGAGLSIFGTSRNRSAKTLEDQAVAACGAVLAKAGNLDECTTQLGSISGNAERAEAERGAAVDQKRIADKAVRTAERTEAERHRRLEETQRMVADVRERVRLASIDQLEEKLKQRTQIASTLEEALRTVSGLLGDGNADLPLERRMEALTVPDPEVAPDAHELAALERELEGFDERLLALKGEIGDRRDRALSAISLPDLGAAEAERERLAQGIEQIDAEVRGGQLGLQALRELAQDIDRPLREALGNGPGAAGSYLARLTGGRYVAVVLDENGGLAVERDDGTRFGTDALSRGAKDQLALAVRVALVRRLLGEPGFLALDDAFLTSDASRREALATAFSELAEEGWQILYFTFDAGLRDRLASRGAKVIELPTPSRSTA from the coding sequence GTGAGTGTGCGCATCGAGCGGCTCTCCATCCGCGACTTCGGCCCCCTACGCGACCTCGTCCTCGTGCCAGGCGAAGTCACCGTGGTGCACGGACAGAACGAGGCCGGCAAGACCTCGTGCATCGACGCTCTTACCCATGCGCTCCGCGAGCGCGTGCGCCCCGGCAATCGCAAGATGCTCGAGAACCTGCGCGACGGCCCGGGCTTTCAGGGCGAAATCGACCTCTTGCTCGCGCCCGAAGATGGCGGCCCGGTGGTGGACTTGCTTAGCGACCATCCTTCCCTCACCCGCCTGTTCATCGTACGCGACGCCGATGCCTCTCTCGAGGGCGGCCGTGGCTGGCTGAACGCGATCCGCGGCCGACTCATCGGCATCGACCTCGCCCGGGTGTCGGAACGGGTGCGAAGCGCCGCATCCCTCGGCCCGAACGGAACTCCGCGCGAAGCTCGGCAGGACGAGCGACAACGGCTCGCCGAGCGACTCTCTCGACTCGAGGGCTTCCTGGCCGACCTTCCAGCAATCAGCCGCCTGCTCGAGGAATCCCATCAACTCACGCGCGGACGCGGCGCGGCGCGCAATCGCGTCGAAAAGCTGCGCGCTGCCGAGCGCTTCGAGCGCTTCCGGCTCGCGCAACGTGCGGTCGACACCGTCGAGAACTCCCGGAAGGGCCTCCAGGAACTCGAGCGATACGGAGAAGACGACCTCACCGCCTGGCGGGAAGCGGTCGTGGCCGTGCGCGAAGCTGCTGTCGTCGCCAAGTCCGGGGAGCACGAGGCGCATCGCCTGCGCGACGAACAGACTCTTTCTGCCGAAGAGGTTCGAAAGCGGGAGATCGCGGCCGACAAGGCCCGCACGCAAACCGCGGATTGTACCCGGCGCGATCTCGACGGACTCGTCGAACGCGCGCGCAACGAGCGTTCCAGTGCCCGACTCTGGACCCTCTGGCGCACGCCGCTCGCCATCGCCGGAGTCCTGCTCCTTCTGTTCTCCGTCGGCGTCGGCGTCGAGGCGACGGCGCGAGACGCGAACGCAGACGGCGTCCCTCTCGGCCTTCTCGCGGGGGCTTCGGCCGTCCTCGGCCTCCTCGGCGCAGGCCTCTCGATCTTCGGCACTAGCCGCAACCGTTCCGCGAAAACACTCGAAGACCAGGCCGTCGCCGCGTGCGGCGCTGTGCTCGCAAAGGCCGGAAACCTCGACGAGTGCACCACACAGCTCGGCAGCATCAGCGGCAACGCCGAACGGGCCGAGGCAGAGCGCGGCGCCGCCGTCGACCAGAAGCGCATCGCGGACAAAGCCGTTCGGACGGCCGAGCGCACCGAGGCCGAGAGACATCGTCGGCTTGAAGAAACCCAGCGAATGGTGGCCGACGTCCGCGAACGCGTACGTCTCGCGAGCATCGATCAGCTCGAAGAAAAGCTGAAGCAGCGCACGCAGATCGCTTCGACGCTCGAGGAGGCACTCCGCACGGTGTCCGGACTGCTCGGGGACGGGAATGCCGACCTTCCGCTCGAACGCCGTATGGAAGCTCTCACCGTGCCGGACCCCGAGGTCGCCCCGGACGCGCACGAGCTGGCCGCCCTCGAACGGGAGCTCGAGGGCTTCGACGAGCGCCTCCTCGCGTTAAAGGGGGAGATCGGCGACCGCCGCGACCGCGCACTCAGTGCCATCAGCCTTCCCGACCTCGGTGCCGCCGAGGCCGAGCGCGAACGCCTGGCCCAAGGAATCGAGCAGATCGACGCCGAGGTTCGCGGCGGACAACTCGGCCTGCAAGCCCTTCGGGAGCTCGCACAGGACATCGACCGGCCGCTTCGTGAAGCACTCGGGAACGGGCCCGGTGCCGCAGGGTCCTATCTGGCTCGGCTCACCGGCGGGCGATACGTCGCCGTCGTTCTCGACGAGAACGGCGGCCTCGCGGTGGAACGCGACGACGGCACCCGCTTCGGAACCGATGCGCTGAGTCGCGGCGCGAAGGACCAGCTGGCACTCGCCGTGCGCGTCGCGCTGGTCCGGCGGCTTCTTGGCGAACCGGGCTTCCTGGCCCTCGACGATGCATTCCTCACCTCGGACGCCAGCCGGCGGGAAGCTCTCGCAACGGCGTTCTCGGAGCTCGCGGAGGAAGGCTGGCAGATCCTCTACTTCACGTTCGACGCGGGCCTGCGCGACCGCCTCGCGAGCCGCGGCGCGAAGGTCATCGAGCTACCGACCCCTTCGCGCTCGACCGCGTGA
- a CDS encoding DNA repair exonuclease yields MARVRLLQTSDVHLRKDRPERGRALSLVFELARARSADAMLICGDLFDRASDAVGGRAFVRQLVESVAPRPVVFVPGNDDAECYGPDADYGANAIVLAGTPSSRARVCGLEIVAIPYQHGKALAECLTGIVGDPRHTILMAHGTIIDGVQNAFAGEGEDGSYMPIFLADLLKRSCYAALGHLHSGGNLIHRDGERLVAYAGSPVATSRRENGPRGALLVDFEATAGVLAHEFVPIATPFYEHVSVNCLPGGETKAIEALAREALARKKPGARVLAQLTGLSLAAEPDLRDAAERALARAFGGEASPTPSTVSTDPDDPDASLAILELETASYPSLADLPIIGEFVERVEACARSEGVDDPTALQAALRMGLDAFLEAMP; encoded by the coding sequence ATGGCTCGCGTTCGATTGCTCCAGACATCTGACGTGCACCTTCGTAAGGACCGACCCGAGCGAGGCCGGGCGCTGTCCTTGGTGTTCGAGCTGGCCCGCGCCCGGAGCGCGGATGCCATGCTGATTTGTGGCGACCTGTTCGATCGGGCCTCGGATGCCGTCGGCGGACGCGCCTTTGTCAGGCAGCTCGTAGAGAGCGTCGCACCTCGGCCCGTCGTCTTCGTTCCGGGAAACGATGATGCCGAGTGCTACGGGCCAGACGCCGACTACGGCGCCAACGCCATCGTCCTCGCTGGCACACCGTCCTCCCGAGCGAGGGTGTGCGGACTCGAGATCGTCGCAATCCCCTACCAGCACGGGAAAGCCCTCGCGGAATGCCTTACGGGCATCGTCGGAGATCCGCGGCACACGATCTTGATGGCACATGGCACCATCATCGACGGCGTCCAGAACGCGTTCGCCGGCGAAGGGGAAGACGGCTCTTACATGCCGATCTTCCTCGCCGATCTCCTGAAGCGCTCCTGCTACGCAGCCCTCGGGCACCTGCATTCCGGCGGGAACCTGATCCACCGCGATGGCGAGCGACTGGTCGCGTACGCCGGCTCCCCGGTCGCGACGAGCCGCCGGGAAAACGGTCCGCGGGGCGCGCTCCTCGTGGACTTCGAGGCCACGGCGGGCGTGTTGGCCCACGAGTTCGTCCCAATCGCGACGCCCTTTTACGAGCACGTCAGCGTGAACTGCCTCCCGGGCGGAGAAACCAAGGCGATCGAGGCGCTCGCACGAGAAGCTCTCGCGCGAAAGAAACCGGGGGCGCGCGTTCTCGCGCAGCTGACCGGGCTCTCCCTCGCCGCGGAACCCGACCTTCGCGACGCCGCCGAGCGTGCCCTGGCACGCGCCTTCGGCGGCGAGGCCAGTCCGACCCCGTCGACCGTCTCCACGGACCCGGACGACCCCGATGCCTCACTCGCGATTCTCGAGCTCGAGACTGCCTCGTACCCCAGCCTCGCCGATCTTCCGATCATCGGCGAGTTCGTCGAGCGGGTCGAAGCGTGCGCGCGCAGCGAAGGAGTCGACGACCCGACCGCCCTGCAAGCGGCGCTCCGGATGGGCCTCGACGCGTTTCTCGAGGCGATGCCGTGA
- a CDS encoding SGNH/GDSL hydrolase family protein, translated as MGSRIALVVFGVLLALVLLEGVLRVAGIVSSRGRTVAGADGEAIIVLCVGDSHTWGRGEGVPARLAERLAERSGQYRVINLGVPGTNTAQHRKRFDSYLEKFDPALIVFWGGLNNVWNQTGSEAWADAGHEEAPFWRRLLDEIRILRFVRVWRHQAELNEILAAGDGYVVPETSEERTRFRKVHARKLGGSEDVFVNTRDETGGELDSELVARVTAGDLAWMIKRARERGVAVLPITYPNERSYYGGVNVGIRWAASDTGVPLVDGTSAKVRLEERGSDDGGPPPRLFDKTAHPTQELYDEIADLTVETIDQNELLPAGR; from the coding sequence GTGGGTTCCCGGATCGCGCTCGTCGTCTTCGGAGTTTTGCTCGCCCTGGTTTTGCTCGAGGGGGTGCTGCGCGTCGCGGGGATTGTGTCGTCGCGTGGGAGGACGGTTGCCGGCGCCGATGGGGAAGCGATCATCGTCTTGTGTGTCGGGGACTCGCACACCTGGGGGCGCGGTGAGGGCGTCCCGGCGCGTCTGGCTGAGCGTCTGGCCGAGCGCTCCGGGCAGTACCGGGTGATCAACCTGGGCGTCCCGGGGACCAACACGGCGCAACATCGAAAGCGCTTCGATTCGTATCTGGAAAAATTCGATCCGGCCCTCATCGTGTTCTGGGGCGGCTTGAACAACGTCTGGAATCAGACCGGCTCGGAGGCCTGGGCGGATGCAGGTCACGAGGAGGCTCCGTTCTGGCGTCGTCTCCTCGACGAGATCCGGATCCTTCGTTTCGTACGCGTATGGCGCCACCAGGCGGAATTGAACGAGATCCTCGCGGCCGGTGACGGGTACGTCGTGCCGGAAACCTCCGAAGAGCGAACGCGGTTTCGCAAGGTGCATGCTCGGAAGCTGGGTGGCTCCGAAGACGTCTTCGTAAATACGCGCGACGAGACCGGTGGTGAGTTGGACTCCGAACTCGTGGCTCGGGTCACGGCGGGAGATCTCGCGTGGATGATCAAACGCGCTCGGGAGCGCGGCGTCGCCGTGCTCCCGATCACCTATCCGAACGAGCGGTCGTACTACGGCGGCGTAAACGTCGGCATCCGTTGGGCTGCCAGCGATACCGGTGTGCCGCTGGTCGACGGAACGAGTGCGAAGGTTCGTTTGGAGGAGCGGGGATCGGACGACGGCGGCCCCCCCCCCCGGCTCTTCGACAAGACCGCTCATCCCACGCAGGAACTCTACGATGAGATCGCGGATCTCACCGTCGAGACCATCGACCAGAACGAGCTCCTGCCGGCTGGGCGCTAG